From the Streptococcus oralis ATCC 35037 genome, one window contains:
- a CDS encoding GntR family transcriptional regulator, giving the protein MSWSFDNTKPIYLQIMEKIKLQIVSHELEPNQQLPTVRDLASEAGVNPNTIQRALSDLEREGFVYSKRTTGRFVTEDLDLILQSRKQLSEEQLQQFVSCMLQFGYKKEELPNVLSDYIKGV; this is encoded by the coding sequence ATGTCCTGGTCATTTGATAATACAAAACCGATTTATTTACAGATTATGGAAAAAATCAAACTACAGATTGTTTCCCATGAGCTGGAACCCAACCAACAGCTCCCTACCGTGAGAGATTTGGCGAGCGAGGCTGGGGTCAATCCTAATACCATTCAGCGCGCCTTGTCTGACCTCGAACGTGAAGGATTTGTATACAGCAAGCGGACAACTGGTCGATTTGTCACCGAGGATTTGGACCTCATCCTTCAGTCCCGCAAACAACTTTCCGAGGAGCAGCTACAACAATTCGTCTCTTGCATGCTTCAATTTGGCTACAAAAAAGAAGAACTGCCAAATGTATTAAGCGACTATATTAAAGGAGTTTAA
- a CDS encoding ABC transporter ATP-binding protein, which produces MTLLALENVTKSYGATAALDNISLEISAGKIVGLLGPNGSGKTTLIKLINGLLQPDKGRVLINGLDPSPATKAIVSYLPDTTYLNEEMKVKDALTYFKTFYQDFNLERAQHLLADLGIDENSRLKKLSKGNKEKVQLILVMSREARLYVLDEPIGGVDPAARDYILNTIINNYSPTSTVLISTHLISDIEPILDEIIFLKDGKVVRQGNVDDIRYESGESIDQLFRQEFKA; this is translated from the coding sequence ATGACACTACTAGCACTTGAAAATGTAACAAAATCATATGGAGCAACTGCGGCACTTGACAATATCTCTCTTGAGATTTCGGCTGGAAAAATTGTTGGTCTCCTCGGCCCAAATGGATCTGGAAAAACGACCTTAATCAAACTGATCAATGGCCTTCTTCAGCCTGATAAAGGACGTGTTCTCATTAACGGATTGGATCCAAGTCCTGCTACAAAGGCGATTGTCTCTTACCTTCCTGACACAACTTATCTCAATGAAGAGATGAAGGTCAAGGATGCTCTAACCTATTTTAAAACCTTCTATCAGGATTTCAATCTCGAAAGAGCCCAACACTTGCTAGCTGATCTTGGTATTGATGAGAATAGTCGCCTCAAGAAACTATCAAAAGGGAATAAGGAAAAGGTACAACTGATTTTGGTCATGAGCCGCGAAGCTCGTCTTTATGTCCTCGATGAACCGATCGGTGGAGTGGATCCAGCCGCACGTGATTATATCCTCAATACCATCATCAACAACTACTCACCAACCTCTACAGTACTGATTTCAACCCACTTGATTTCAGATATTGAACCTATCTTGGATGAGATTATCTTCCTCAAAGACGGAAAAGTCGTACGCCAAGGAAATGTTGATGATATTCGTTACGAGTCAGGTGAATCCATTGACCAGCTCTTCCGTCAAGAGTTCAAGGCTTAG
- a CDS encoding LrgB family protein, whose translation MSEFVSNPLFGIALSILAYLVGMLIYRRFPHPLTTPLLLSAVFIIIFLKVTGISYQDYYQGGVYLNNLIVPSTVALGIPLYKSFHLMKHHARSILFGSLLAVIVNTSFTALVAKIFGMDFFLAISLFPKSVTTAMAVGITEKLQGLTTVTLVVVVATGILTSVIGPTLLKWLKIDDPVAVGLSLGGTGHAVGTGTALRYGSVAGAMGGLAIGVTGILYVFVSPIVASLILS comes from the coding sequence ATGAGTGAATTTGTTTCCAATCCTCTATTTGGGATTGCATTATCTATCTTAGCTTATCTAGTAGGGATGTTGATTTACAGACGTTTTCCCCATCCTTTGACAACGCCCTTACTTTTGTCAGCTGTTTTTATCATTATTTTTCTCAAGGTGACTGGTATTTCTTACCAAGACTACTATCAAGGTGGGGTTTATCTGAACAACTTGATAGTCCCTTCGACGGTGGCTCTAGGGATTCCGCTTTACAAGAGTTTTCACCTGATGAAGCACCATGCACGGAGTATTCTCTTTGGTAGTCTGCTAGCAGTGATTGTCAATACTAGTTTTACGGCCTTAGTTGCGAAAATATTTGGTATGGACTTTTTCCTAGCCATTTCTCTCTTTCCCAAGTCAGTAACAACCGCCATGGCAGTGGGGATTACAGAAAAATTGCAAGGCTTGACGACCGTGACCTTGGTGGTTGTAGTAGCAACTGGGATTTTGACCAGTGTTATTGGACCAACCCTTTTGAAGTGGTTGAAGATTGATGATCCAGTTGCAGTGGGACTTTCCCTCGGTGGGACAGGTCATGCTGTCGGAACAGGAACTGCCCTTCGCTACGGCTCTGTAGCAGGAGCCATGGGTGGCTTGGCTATCGGAGTCACCGGTATTCTTTATGTTTTTGTCAGCCCCATCGTAGCCAGTTTGATATTGAGTTAA
- a CDS encoding CidA/LrgA family protein yields MKLYVQLMILFVISLIGEGISSFFYLPIPGSIIGLLILFLALQFKWLRTRHVNMVGNFLLANMTILFLPPAVGIMEKFDVIAPYLLPIVLIVFFAAVINIVLIALVVQFIKRRFEGDYGKGGAK; encoded by the coding sequence ATGAAATTATATGTTCAATTAATGATTCTCTTTGTGATTTCTCTAATCGGTGAGGGAATTTCTAGTTTCTTTTATCTGCCCATCCCAGGCAGTATTATCGGTTTGCTGATTCTCTTTCTAGCCCTACAATTCAAGTGGTTGAGAACCAGGCATGTCAACATGGTGGGGAATTTCTTGCTGGCCAATATGACCATTCTCTTTTTGCCGCCAGCAGTGGGAATCATGGAAAAGTTTGATGTCATTGCTCCTTATCTTTTGCCTATCGTCTTGATTGTCTTTTTTGCGGCTGTCATTAACATTGTCCTCATAGCTCTAGTGGTACAGTTTATCAAGCGACGATTTGAGGGTGACTATGGGAAAGGAGGAGCCAAATGA
- a CDS encoding MarR family winged helix-turn-helix transcriptional regulator translates to MTYLEKWFDYNRRQKEMEAMLEETIAQQTEQRLTLKEFYLLYYLDLAQEKSLRQIDLPDKLHLSPSAVSRMVARLEEKNCGLLSRRCCDQDRRASFICLTDEGQTTLAYLQKAVEERLETSLDFIS, encoded by the coding sequence ATGACCTATTTGGAAAAGTGGTTTGACTACAACCGCCGTCAAAAGGAAATGGAAGCCATGTTAGAAGAAACCATCGCCCAGCAGACTGAACAAAGGTTGACCTTGAAAGAGTTTTACCTGCTCTACTATCTGGATTTGGCCCAAGAAAAATCTCTACGCCAGATTGATTTACCTGATAAGCTTCATCTCAGTCCAAGCGCTGTTTCTCGAATGGTGGCTCGCCTAGAAGAGAAAAACTGTGGTTTGCTTAGTCGTCGGTGTTGCGATCAGGATAGACGGGCTAGCTTTATCTGCCTGACTGACGAGGGACAGACAACTCTAGCTTACCTGCAAAAGGCTGTCGAAGAAAGACTGGAGACAAGTCTTGATTTCATTTCATAA
- a CDS encoding DUF4649 family protein has protein sequence MIEITYLDASKQERTMTFESYQDFERSQHACLIGVADYYTVQKLTYNGHDLDYHGTYGDVFFYLMKQDLSQYN, from the coding sequence ATGATCGAAATTACTTATCTAGACGCCAGCAAGCAAGAGAGAACCATGACTTTCGAGTCTTACCAAGACTTTGAACGTTCTCAACATGCCTGCCTCATCGGCGTAGCTGATTACTATACTGTCCAAAAATTAACCTACAATGGTCATGATTTGGACTACCATGGGACTTATGGAGATGTCTTCTTCTATCTCATGAAACAAGATTTAAGCCAATATAACTAA
- the trxA gene encoding thioredoxin produces the protein MAKAITDATFEQETKDGLVLVDFWATWCGPCRMQGPILDKLSEELSEDVLKIVKMDVDENPNTARAFGIMSIPTLLFKKDGQVVKQVAGVHTAEQIKAIVAELS, from the coding sequence ATGGCAAAAGCAATTACAGATGCAACATTTGAACAAGAAACAAAAGACGGTTTGGTCTTGGTAGACTTCTGGGCAACTTGGTGTGGTCCATGTCGTATGCAAGGTCCAATCTTGGATAAATTGTCTGAAGAACTTTCAGAAGATGTTTTGAAAATCGTTAAAATGGACGTTGATGAAAATCCAAACACAGCTCGTGCCTTTGGAATCATGTCTATCCCAACTCTTCTCTTCAAAAAAGACGGCCAAGTGGTAAAACAAGTTGCTGGAGTACATACTGCAGAACAAATCAAGGCCATCGTTGCTGAATTGAGCTAA
- the queC gene encoding 7-cyano-7-deazaguanine synthase QueC — protein sequence MKRQSALVVFSGGQDSTTCLFWAKEHYETVEAVTFSYGQRHHLEIQVAREIAKEQGIRHHILDMSLLGQITENALTSDMEIEQKEGEVPNTFVDGRNHLFLSFAAVLAKQRGIQDIVTGVCETDFSGYPDCRDVFVKSLNVTLNLAMDYDFVIQTPLMWLDKSETWELADQLDAFDYVRERTLTCYNGIIGSGCGDCPACHLRQHGLDVYLSQKGEG from the coding sequence ATGAAACGTCAATCAGCCTTGGTCGTCTTTAGTGGCGGTCAAGATTCCACAACCTGCCTCTTTTGGGCTAAAGAACACTATGAAACAGTCGAAGCCGTCACCTTTTCCTACGGCCAACGCCATCATCTCGAAATTCAAGTTGCTAGAGAAATCGCTAAGGAACAAGGCATTCGTCATCACATCTTAGATATGTCTCTGCTGGGACAAATCACTGAAAATGCCCTGACCTCTGATATGGAAATCGAGCAAAAAGAGGGAGAGGTTCCCAATACCTTTGTTGACGGCCGCAACCACCTCTTTCTATCCTTTGCAGCAGTTCTTGCCAAGCAACGAGGCATTCAAGATATCGTTACTGGTGTCTGCGAGACAGATTTTTCTGGCTACCCTGACTGCCGGGATGTCTTTGTCAAATCTCTCAATGTCACTCTCAACCTTGCCATGGATTACGACTTTGTTATCCAAACACCTCTCATGTGGCTAGACAAGTCTGAAACTTGGGAATTAGCCGACCAACTCGACGCATTTGACTACGTTCGTGAAAGGACCTTGACCTGCTACAATGGGATTATCGGAAGTGGCTGCGGTGATTGTCCAGCCTGCCACCTGCGTCAGCATGGCCTTGATGTTTATCTCTCACAGAAAGGAGAGGGTTAA
- the queD gene encoding 6-carboxytetrahydropterin synthase QueD — protein sequence MFFAPKEIKQETGESLVYNPHRTLVSKEFTFDAAHHLFHYEGKCKSLHGHTYHLQVAVSGFLDERGMTYDFGDIKAIYKNYLEPHLDHRYLNETLPYMNTTAENMVYWIFQTMSQELPDERGLRLEYVRLYETPTAFAEFRREWLDD from the coding sequence ATGTTTTTTGCACCCAAAGAAATCAAACAGGAAACTGGGGAGTCTCTTGTCTACAATCCTCACAGAACCTTGGTATCAAAAGAGTTCACCTTCGACGCTGCCCACCACCTCTTTCACTATGAGGGAAAATGCAAATCCCTGCATGGCCACACCTATCATCTGCAAGTTGCTGTCAGTGGATTTTTAGATGAACGTGGTATGACCTACGATTTTGGAGATATCAAAGCGATCTACAAGAACTACTTAGAACCCCACTTGGATCATCGCTATCTCAATGAAACCTTGCCTTATATGAATACAACCGCTGAAAATATGGTTTACTGGATTTTCCAAACCATGAGTCAAGAGTTGCCCGACGAGCGCGGTCTCCGTTTGGAATACGTTCGCCTCTATGAAACTCCGACTGCCTTTGCAGAGTTTAGACGGGAGTGGTTAGATGACTAG
- the queE gene encoding 7-carboxy-7-deazaguanine synthase QueE — protein MTRERVLKLPVLEIFGPTFQGEGRAIGQKTMFVRTTGCDYHCDWCDSAFTWDGSEKPTRMTADEVIAALDKLGSYDYVTLSGGNPAILAANMAELVTKLKERGVTLAVETQGSRWQNWLKDIDQVTLSPKPPSSKMEVNFETLDFIVSQLDPDKVTFKIPVFDDADLAFAKGIQERYQPDVLFLSAGNPEPKATGNIVQDQLDRLKELWERVAADDSWGNVRVLPQLHTLLYDNQRGV, from the coding sequence ATGACTAGGGAACGTGTCCTCAAACTACCAGTTCTGGAAATTTTTGGCCCTACCTTTCAAGGTGAAGGTCGTGCTATCGGGCAGAAAACCATGTTTGTCCGTACTACTGGTTGCGACTACCATTGCGACTGGTGCGACTCTGCCTTTACTTGGGATGGTTCTGAAAAGCCAACTCGCATGACCGCTGATGAAGTCATTGCTGCCTTAGATAAGCTAGGAAGCTACGACTACGTCACCCTGTCTGGGGGAAATCCCGCTATCCTAGCAGCCAATATGGCCGAACTCGTCACCAAGCTCAAAGAACGTGGGGTCACCCTTGCTGTTGAGACCCAAGGTTCTCGCTGGCAAAATTGGTTAAAAGATATTGACCAAGTCACTCTGAGCCCCAAACCTCCCTCATCCAAGATGGAAGTCAACTTCGAGACTTTAGACTTTATCGTTTCCCAATTGGATCCAGACAAGGTCACCTTTAAAATCCCTGTCTTTGATGATGCCGATTTGGCCTTTGCTAAAGGGATTCAAGAACGTTACCAACCAGATGTCCTCTTCTTATCGGCTGGAAATCCTGAGCCCAAGGCTACAGGTAATATTGTTCAAGACCAACTAGACCGTCTCAAAGAACTCTGGGAACGCGTCGCTGCTGACGATAGCTGGGGCAATGTCCGCGTCCTTCCTCAACTCCATACCCTCCTCTACGACAACCAACGTGGTGTTTAA
- the queF gene encoding preQ(1) synthase, with protein MSQQEEMKNLSLLGNKETNYIFDYQPEVLESFDNRHVENDYFIKFNCPEFTSLCPITAQPDFATIYISYIPDKLCIESKSLKLYLFSYRNHGDFHENCINTIGKDLVNLLDPRYLEVWGKFTPRGGISIDPYYNYGRPGTKYEGLAEQRLFQHDLYPEKIDNR; from the coding sequence ATGTCACAACAAGAAGAAATGAAAAACCTAAGCCTACTGGGCAACAAAGAAACCAACTACATTTTTGACTATCAACCAGAAGTCCTTGAATCTTTTGACAATCGTCATGTTGAAAATGACTATTTCATCAAATTCAACTGTCCTGAATTTACCTCGCTTTGCCCAATCACCGCTCAGCCAGACTTTGCGACCATTTATATTTCCTACATTCCTGACAAGCTCTGCATCGAATCAAAATCCCTCAAACTCTACCTCTTTAGCTATCGAAATCATGGAGATTTTCATGAAAACTGTATCAACACTATCGGGAAAGATTTGGTCAACTTGCTAGACCCTCGCTATTTAGAGGTATGGGGAAAATTCACTCCGCGTGGTGGTATCTCAATCGACCCTTACTACAACTACGGTAGACCTGGAACTAAGTATGAAGGCTTGGCAGAACAGCGTCTCTTCCAACACGACCTCTACCCAGAGAAAATTGACAACCGTTAA
- a CDS encoding MIP/aquaporin family protein, with product MKKFVAELIGTFMLVFIGTGAVVFGNGLNGLGHLGIAFAFGLAIVVAAYSIGTVSGAHLNPAVSIAMFVNKRLSSSELVNYILGQVVGAFLASAAVFFLLSNSGMSTASLGENALANGVTVFGGFLFEVIATFLFVLVIMTVTSASKGNGAIAGLVIGLSLMAMILVGLNITGLSVNPARSLAPAVLVGGAALQQVWIFILAPIVGGVLAALVAKSFLGTEE from the coding sequence ATGAAAAAATTTGTTGCTGAATTAATCGGTACATTTATGCTTGTGTTCATAGGAACAGGAGCTGTTGTTTTTGGAAATGGTCTTAATGGCCTTGGACACCTTGGAATTGCTTTTGCCTTTGGTTTAGCAATTGTGGTTGCAGCTTACTCAATCGGAACTGTTTCAGGTGCTCACTTGAACCCAGCAGTTTCGATCGCTATGTTTGTAAACAAACGTTTGTCATCTTCAGAACTTGTAAACTACATCCTTGGACAAGTAGTTGGAGCTTTCCTTGCGTCAGCTGCAGTATTCTTCCTCTTGTCTAACTCAGGCATGTCAACTGCTAGTCTTGGTGAAAATGCCTTGGCAAACGGTGTCACTGTCTTTGGTGGATTCTTGTTTGAAGTCATCGCAACTTTCTTGTTTGTCCTAGTTATCATGACTGTAACATCAGCAAGCAAAGGCAATGGCGCAATCGCTGGTTTGGTGATTGGTTTGTCATTGATGGCTATGATTCTTGTTGGATTGAACATTACTGGCCTTTCAGTAAACCCAGCTCGTAGCTTGGCACCTGCTGTCTTGGTAGGTGGCGCAGCCCTTCAACAAGTATGGATTTTTATCCTTGCCCCAATCGTTGGTGGCGTTCTTGCAGCCCTTGTTGCGAAAAGCTTCCTTGGAACAGAAGAATAA
- a CDS encoding DUF2785 domain-containing protein: MYEELQRKVTEEKPSYSREEIQWLLDHLGDPSPEIRDELVFTSLARGIQEELFSLEQFQFISEEVSSDEGLYKEIDSRGVSALKRSFRALIYANLLSADGNEHSLFYKGLKADIRNAMLSQGLYYLKKEKDTTGFSSQYGWVHAFAHGADLLTEVICHPDFPSNRVSEVFDVLGQLFKRIPIRFTNDEDWRLARVLYEPILQGKLEQEQVASWIKTVDFPIEEREDFYKFSNFRSCLLEVYIQLDQKNSLQDALKEAIQSFQY; the protein is encoded by the coding sequence ATGTATGAAGAATTACAAAGAAAAGTGACAGAAGAAAAACCAAGCTATAGTCGAGAAGAAATTCAGTGGTTGCTTGATCATTTAGGAGATCCCTCTCCAGAAATTCGAGACGAACTTGTTTTTACGAGTTTGGCTAGAGGGATTCAAGAAGAACTGTTTTCCCTTGAACAGTTTCAGTTTATCTCAGAAGAGGTCTCCTCTGATGAAGGTCTATACAAAGAGATTGATAGTAGAGGAGTTTCGGCTCTTAAACGTTCTTTTAGGGCGCTTATTTATGCCAATCTTTTGTCTGCAGATGGTAATGAGCACTCTCTTTTCTATAAAGGATTAAAAGCTGATATAAGAAATGCTATGCTATCTCAAGGTTTGTATTACCTAAAAAAAGAAAAGGATACGACAGGATTTTCAAGTCAGTATGGTTGGGTTCACGCTTTTGCGCATGGAGCGGATCTCTTGACGGAAGTGATTTGTCATCCAGATTTTCCTAGTAACAGAGTTTCTGAAGTATTTGATGTACTGGGTCAACTATTTAAAAGAATTCCCATTCGTTTTACAAATGATGAGGATTGGCGGTTAGCGAGAGTACTTTATGAACCTATTTTGCAAGGAAAATTAGAGCAGGAACAAGTAGCTTCTTGGATAAAAACTGTTGACTTTCCGATAGAAGAGAGGGAAGATTTTTATAAATTTTCCAACTTCAGATCCTGTCTGTTGGAAGTCTATATCCAACTTGACCAGAAAAATAGTTTACAAGATGCCTTGAAAGAAGCCATTCAATCTTTTCAGTACTAA
- the pepF gene encoding oligoendopeptidase F: MEQKHRSEFPEKELWDLTALYQDREDFLRAIEKTREDINQFSRDYKGNLHTFEDFEKAFAELEQIYIQMSHIGNYAFMPQTTDYSNEDFANIAQAGMEFETDASVALTFFDDALVAADEEVLDRLGKLPHLTAAIRQAKIKKAHYLGADVEKALTNLGEVFYSSQDIYTKMRAGDFEMADFEAHGKTYKNSFVTYENFYQNHEDAEVREKSFRSFSEGLRKHQNTAAAAYLAQVKSEKLLADMKGYDSVFDYLLAEQEVDRAMFDRQIDLIMNDFAPVAQRYLKHVAKVNGLEKMTFADWKLDLDSALNPEVTIDDAYDLVMKSVEPLGQEYCQEVARYQEERWVDFAANSGKDSGGYAADPYRVHPYVLMSWTGRLSDVYTLIHEIGHSGQFIFSDNHQSYFNAHMSTYYVEAPSTFNELLLSDYLEHQSDDPRQKRFALAHRLTDTYFHNFITHLLEAAFQRKVYTLIEEGETFGASKLNSIMKEVLTDFWGDAIEIDDDAALTWMRQAHYYMGLYSYTYSAGLVISTAGYLHLKNSETGARDWLNLLKSGGSKTPLESAMIIGADISTDKPLRDTIQFLSDTVDQIIAYSAQLGE, from the coding sequence ATGGAACAAAAACACCGTTCAGAATTTCCAGAGAAGGAACTTTGGGATTTAACCGCCCTTTACCAAGACCGTGAGGATTTCTTGCGAGCAATCGAGAAAACGCGCGAAGATATCAACCAATTTAGCCGTGACTACAAGGGCAATCTTCACACTTTCGAAGATTTCGAGAAGGCCTTTGCGGAATTGGAGCAAATCTATATCCAGATGAGCCATATTGGCAATTATGCCTTTATGCCTCAGACGACAGACTATAGCAATGAAGATTTTGCTAATATTGCCCAAGCTGGGATGGAATTTGAAACAGATGCCAGCGTAGCCTTGACCTTCTTTGACGATGCCTTGGTGGCAGCAGACGAGGAGGTCTTGGACCGTTTGGGTAAATTGCCTCACTTGACGGCAGCCATTCGTCAGGCCAAAATCAAAAAAGCCCACTACCTAGGGGCTGATGTGGAGAAGGCCTTGACCAATCTAGGTGAAGTTTTCTACAGTTCTCAGGATATTTACACCAAAATGCGAGCTGGGGACTTTGAAATGGCTGACTTTGAAGCCCATGGCAAGACCTACAAAAACAGCTTTGTAACCTATGAGAATTTCTACCAAAACCACGAGGACGCTGAAGTTCGTGAGAAATCCTTCCGTTCCTTCTCAGAAGGACTTCGTAAGCACCAAAATACGGCAGCTGCAGCCTATTTAGCCCAAGTCAAGTCTGAAAAACTCTTGGCAGATATGAAGGGCTACGACTCAGTCTTTGATTATCTCCTAGCTGAGCAAGAAGTGGACCGTGCCATGTTTGACCGCCAGATTGACCTCATCATGAATGATTTTGCGCCAGTTGCTCAGAGATACCTCAAGCATGTTGCCAAGGTCAATGGTCTTGAAAAGATGACCTTTGCAGACTGGAAATTGGACTTGGACAGCGCCCTGAATCCTGAAGTGACTATTGATGACGCCTATGATTTGGTCATGAAGTCAGTAGAACCTTTGGGACAAGAATATTGTCAGGAAGTTGCGCGCTATCAAGAAGAACGCTGGGTGGACTTCGCTGCTAATAGTGGCAAGGATTCTGGTGGTTATGCGGCGGATCCATATCGCGTGCACCCTTATGTCCTCATGAGCTGGACTGGTCGTTTGAGCGATGTTTATACCTTGATTCATGAAATCGGGCATTCTGGTCAATTCATCTTTTCAGATAATCACCAAAGTTACTTCAATGCCCACATGTCTACTTACTATGTCGAAGCGCCATCAACCTTCAATGAATTGCTTCTCAGTGACTACTTGGAGCACCAGTCTGATGATCCACGTCAAAAACGCTTCGCTCTTGCTCATCGCTTGACAGACACCTACTTCCATAATTTCATCACCCACCTCTTGGAAGCAGCCTTCCAGCGTAAGGTTTATACATTGATTGAAGAAGGGGAAACTTTTGGAGCAAGCAAACTCAACAGCATTATGAAGGAAGTCTTGACGGACTTCTGGGGAGATGCCATTGAAATTGACGATGATGCAGCCTTGACTTGGATGCGTCAAGCTCACTACTACATGGGCTTGTATAGCTACACATACTCAGCAGGCCTTGTTATCTCTACTGCAGGTTACCTCCATCTGAAAAACTCTGAAACTGGAGCTAGAGACTGGCTCAATCTCCTTAAATCAGGTGGCAGCAAGACACCGCTTGAGTCAGCCATGATTATCGGAGCCGATATCTCAACAGATAAACCACTACGTGATACCATCCAGTTCTTGTCTGACACAGTTGACCAGATTATAGCCTACAGTGCCCAGTTGGGAGAGTAG
- a CDS encoding 16S rRNA (uracil(1498)-N(3))-methyltransferase: MQQYFIKGSPISPVTIEDKETSKHMFQVMRLKEDDEVTLVFEDGIKRLARVLDVENRQFELVEELADNVELPVQVTIASGFPKGDKLEFITQKVTELGASQIWAFPADWSVAKWDGKKLGKKVEKLEKIALGAAEQSKRNIVPSIQLFEKKADFLAQFDQFDSIVVAYEESAKEGEAAALLQTVTGLEKGAKLLFIFGPEGGLSPAEIESFEAKGAVLAGLGPRILRAETAPLYALSALSVLVELEK; this comes from the coding sequence ATGCAGCAGTATTTTATCAAAGGCAGTCCTATCTCTCCTGTCACCATTGAGGACAAGGAAACCAGCAAGCATATGTTTCAGGTCATGCGCTTGAAAGAAGATGATGAGGTGACCTTGGTCTTTGAGGATGGTATCAAGCGTTTGGCGCGCGTGTTGGATGTGGAAAATCGTCAGTTTGAATTGGTTGAAGAATTAGCTGACAATGTGGAACTGCCCGTTCAAGTAACCATCGCATCTGGTTTTCCCAAGGGAGACAAGCTGGAGTTTATTACTCAGAAAGTAACAGAACTAGGAGCTAGTCAAATCTGGGCCTTTCCTGCCGATTGGTCAGTCGCCAAGTGGGACGGCAAGAAATTGGGTAAAAAGGTTGAAAAACTGGAAAAAATTGCCCTTGGAGCAGCAGAGCAAAGCAAGCGTAATATTGTCCCAAGTATTCAGCTTTTTGAGAAAAAAGCAGATTTTCTAGCTCAGTTTGACCAGTTTGACTCAATTGTGGTGGCTTATGAAGAATCAGCAAAAGAGGGAGAAGCTGCTGCGCTCTTACAAACAGTCACTGGTCTTGAAAAAGGAGCCAAATTGCTCTTTATCTTTGGCCCAGAAGGCGGTCTTTCACCTGCAGAAATTGAAAGTTTTGAAGCCAAAGGAGCTGTTCTTGCAGGACTTGGTCCAAGGATTCTTCGAGCGGAAACAGCCCCGCTTTATGCCTTATCAGCCCTTAGTGTTTTAGTAGAATTAGAAAAATAA
- the prmA gene encoding 50S ribosomal protein L11 methyltransferase — METWQELKVTVKREGEELVSNLLIELGAQGVAIEDSMDYVGNVDRFGEIFPEVEQQEEIVVTAYYPDTVDVAVVEADLQSRLAELTDFMDLGEVKMGTTALAEEDWADNWKKYYEPARITHDLTIVPSWTDYKATAGEKIIKLDPGMAFGTGTHPTTKMSLFALEQVLRGGETVLDVGTGSGVLSIASSLLGAKKIFAYDLDDVAVRVAQENIELNPGMENIHVAAGDLLKGVEIEADVIVANILADILIHLTDDAYRLVKDEGYLIMSGIIKDKWDMVRESAESAGFFLETHMIQGEWNACVFKKTKDISGVIGG; from the coding sequence ATGGAAACATGGCAAGAGTTAAAAGTTACAGTTAAGCGTGAGGGAGAGGAGCTGGTCTCTAACCTTCTGATTGAGCTGGGAGCGCAAGGTGTTGCGATCGAGGACAGTATGGACTATGTGGGAAATGTGGATCGCTTCGGTGAGATTTTCCCAGAGGTCGAGCAGCAAGAAGAAATCGTGGTGACAGCCTACTATCCTGATACGGTTGATGTGGCAGTGGTTGAGGCAGACTTACAGTCTCGCTTAGCAGAATTGACAGATTTTATGGATTTGGGAGAGGTCAAGATGGGGACGACTGCCTTGGCTGAGGAAGACTGGGCCGACAACTGGAAGAAATACTATGAACCAGCTCGCATCACTCATGACTTGACCATTGTGCCGTCCTGGACGGACTATAAGGCGACTGCAGGAGAAAAGATTATCAAGCTAGATCCTGGTATGGCCTTCGGGACAGGAACCCACCCGACGACCAAGATGAGTCTCTTTGCCTTGGAGCAGGTTCTTCGTGGTGGCGAAACGGTGCTTGATGTAGGAACTGGTTCAGGGGTTCTCTCCATTGCAAGCTCGCTGCTTGGTGCTAAGAAAATTTTCGCCTATGACCTGGATGATGTGGCGGTTCGGGTGGCTCAAGAAAATATCGAGCTCAACCCTGGCATGGAAAACATCCATGTTGCTGCTGGAGATTTGCTCAAGGGTGTGGAGATTGAAGCAGATGTCATTGTGGCCAATATCTTGGCGGATATTCTCATTCATCTGACAGACGATGCTTATCGTTTGGTCAAGGACGAAGGCTACCTGATCATGAGTGGCATTATCAAGGACAAGTGGGACATGGTGCGCGAGTCAGCTGAGTCAGCTGGATTTTTCCTTGAAACCCACATGATTCAAGGGGAATGGAATGCCTGTGTCTTTAAGAAGACCAAGGATATTTCTGGTGTGATTGGAGGCTAG